A genomic stretch from Phocoena phocoena chromosome 9, mPhoPho1.1, whole genome shotgun sequence includes:
- the RBM48 gene encoding RNA-binding protein 48 isoform X2 has protein sequence MASSGGELGGVFDHHVQKAVCDSRAKYREGRRPRAVKVYTVNLESRYLLIQGVPAVGAMKELVERFALYGAIEQYNALDEYPAEDFTEVYLIKFLNLQSARIAKRKMDEQSFFGGLLHVCYAPEFETVEETRKKLQERNAYVARTTKNKDHYMTKKHKDTKDFRQDFYSKTSGFPAASLNTSTGNSDLCLPYSCELPLCCFSPKCTCSSGEHVDRASNSSQDGRNHDETLEHCNHYDSLQKMQMKTLKNSLAFPGAQKAITPSEAVDRFMPRTTQLQERKRRREDDCKHGTLLEASTSSNEVMIGPQLPDIPKVDMHDDSLNTTANLIRSKLKEVISSVPKSPEDKLEGVRGSHPLKQRRRI, from the exons ATGGCGTCGAGTGGCGGGGAGCTTGGTGGCGTATTCGACCACCACGTCCAAAAGGCTGTGTGCGACTCGCGGGCCAAGTATCGGGAGGGGCGACGGCCTCGCGCTGTCAAG gtatatacAGTCAATTTGGAATCTCGGTACTTATTAATACAAGGagttcctgcagtgggagcgATGAAGGAATTAGTTGAGCGATTTGCTCTGTATGGTGCCATTGAACAGTATAATGCTCTGGACGAATACCCAGCAGAAGACTTTACAGAAGTTTACCTTATTAAATTTCTTAATTTACAAAGTGCAAG GATAgccaagagaaaaatggatgaacaaaGTTTCTTTGGTGGATTGCTTCATGTGTGCTATGCTCCAGAATTTGAGACAGttgaagaaaccagaaaaaaattacaagagagGAATGCTTATGTAGCAAGAACTACTAAAAATAAAG ATCATTACATGACAAAGAAGCATAAAGATACAAAAGATTTTAGACAGGACTTCTATTCGAAGACCTCTGGATTTCCTGCAGCCTCTTTGAACACATCTACTGGGAACTCAGATCTTTGTCTTCCTTATTCTTGTGAGTTGCCTTTGTGCTGTTTCTCCCCCAAATGTACATGTTCATCAGGAGAACATGTGGACAGAGCATCAAACTCCTCTCAGGATGGTAGAAACCATGATGAAACACTGGAGCATTGTAACCACTATGACTCTCTGCAGAAAATGCagatgaaaactttgaaaaattcaTTGGCCTTCCCTGGCGCACAGAAGGCTATTACTCCTTCAGAGGCAGTTGACAGATTTATGCCTAGGACAACACAACTGCAGGAGcggaaaagaagaagagaagatgaTTGTAAACATGGAACTCTTCTTGAAGCAAGCACAAGTAGTAATGAGGTTATGATTGGCCCTCAGTTACCAGACATTCCTAAAGTAGACATGCATGATGACTCGTTGAATACAACAGCGAATTTAATTCGGAGTAAACTTAAAGAG gtaATTTCATCTGTGCCGAAGTCTCCAGAGGACAAGCTGGAAGGTGTGCGTGGAAGTCatcctttaaaacaaagaagaagaatataa
- the RBM48 gene encoding RNA-binding protein 48 isoform X1 gives MDEQSFFGGLLHVCYAPEFETVEETRKKLQERNAYVARTTKNKDHYMTKKHKDTKDFRQDFYSKTSGFPAASLNTSTGNSDLCLPYSCELPLCCFSPKCTCSSGEHVDRASNSSQDGRNHDETLEHCNHYDSLQKMQMKTLKNSLAFPGAQKAITPSEAVDRFMPRTTQLQERKRRREDDCKHGTLLEASTSSNEVMIGPQLPDIPKVDMHDDSLNTTANLIRSKLKEVISSVPKSPEDKLEGVRGSHPLKQRRRI, from the exons atggatgaacaaaGTTTCTTTGGTGGATTGCTTCATGTGTGCTATGCTCCAGAATTTGAGACAGttgaagaaaccagaaaaaaattacaagagagGAATGCTTATGTAGCAAGAACTACTAAAAATAAAG ATCATTACATGACAAAGAAGCATAAAGATACAAAAGATTTTAGACAGGACTTCTATTCGAAGACCTCTGGATTTCCTGCAGCCTCTTTGAACACATCTACTGGGAACTCAGATCTTTGTCTTCCTTATTCTTGTGAGTTGCCTTTGTGCTGTTTCTCCCCCAAATGTACATGTTCATCAGGAGAACATGTGGACAGAGCATCAAACTCCTCTCAGGATGGTAGAAACCATGATGAAACACTGGAGCATTGTAACCACTATGACTCTCTGCAGAAAATGCagatgaaaactttgaaaaattcaTTGGCCTTCCCTGGCGCACAGAAGGCTATTACTCCTTCAGAGGCAGTTGACAGATTTATGCCTAGGACAACACAACTGCAGGAGcggaaaagaagaagagaagatgaTTGTAAACATGGAACTCTTCTTGAAGCAAGCACAAGTAGTAATGAGGTTATGATTGGCCCTCAGTTACCAGACATTCCTAAAGTAGACATGCATGATGACTCGTTGAATACAACAGCGAATTTAATTCGGAGTAAACTTAAAGAG gtaATTTCATCTGTGCCGAAGTCTCCAGAGGACAAGCTGGAAGGTGTGCGTGGAAGTCatcctttaaaacaaagaagaagaatataa